From the genome of Bradyrhizobium elkanii USDA 76, one region includes:
- a CDS encoding Hsp20 family protein, which yields MRTYDFSPLFRSTIGFDRLFDLAEMANRAGGDDNYPPYNIERVAEDRYQIALAVAGFSPDEISVTAEQNVLTIEGNKPEKDEREYLYQGISTRRFKRQFSLADHVQVKGAAFDNGLLKVGLAREIPEAMKPRRIAINAASTKAPRRLESAA from the coding sequence ATGCGCACATACGACTTCTCCCCTCTCTTCCGCTCGACGATCGGCTTCGACCGTCTTTTCGATCTTGCCGAGATGGCCAATCGGGCCGGCGGCGACGACAACTACCCCCCATACAATATCGAACGGGTGGCCGAAGATCGCTACCAGATTGCGCTTGCAGTCGCAGGCTTCTCACCTGACGAGATTTCGGTGACGGCCGAGCAGAACGTCCTCACGATCGAAGGTAACAAGCCCGAAAAGGACGAGCGCGAATACCTCTACCAGGGGATCTCGACCCGGAGGTTCAAGCGGCAGTTCAGCTTGGCCGATCACGTTCAGGTAAAGGGTGCTGCATTCGACAACGGGCTTCTCAAGGTCGGGCTTGCGCGCGAGATTCCCGAGGCCATGAAGCCGCGGCGGATCGCGATTAACGCAGCGTCGACGAAGGCGCCCCGACGGCTCGAATCTGCGGCCTGA
- a CDS encoding NADH dehydrogenase ubiquinone Fe-S protein 4, translated as MPANARSTFPADAQAVIYRVARSVMTSAPRRKEEWKLKFERRTPLSIEPLMGWTEDEDPLAQLELSFPSAEAAIAYARGQELQYLLLDRPARDQDPGLVSPHGVPAGPAAPDLRRTSETLMRAAPRTITRRMMPFPRISVSVISRGLQSNTAWTSSANRCSGLPSSGRLHPRRGWASEGRHAGCVTR; from the coding sequence ATGCCGGCCAACGCCCGATCTACATTTCCAGCTGATGCTCAAGCCGTCATATACAGGGTGGCGCGTTCAGTCATGACTTCAGCGCCAAGGCGGAAAGAGGAATGGAAACTTAAGTTTGAGCGTCGCACGCCGCTAAGCATCGAGCCATTGATGGGTTGGACGGAGGACGAGGATCCGCTCGCCCAACTCGAGCTCTCATTTCCCTCAGCAGAGGCGGCGATCGCCTACGCTCGCGGACAAGAGTTGCAGTACCTGCTTCTGGATCGTCCAGCACGTGACCAAGACCCCGGGCTAGTCTCGCCTCATGGCGTACCTGCGGGCCCAGCAGCGCCGGATCTGCGACGGACGTCTGAAACGCTTATGAGGGCAGCTCCGCGAACCATTACTCGCCGTATGATGCCCTTTCCGAGGATTTCGGTTTCGGTGATCTCAAGAGGCTTGCAATCGAACACTGCTTGGACGTCGAGCGCGAACCGGTGTTCAGGACTTCCGTCATCAGGGCGTCTTCATCCGAGACGAGGCTGGGCGTCAGAGGGGCGTCATGCAGGATGCGTCACCCGCTGA
- a CDS encoding thymidine phosphorylase family protein encodes MIEIKPTRHELKSRRINLDTGRENVAVISRRSTALRPEVFRGFSRVELRSNSKVLLATLLLTDDDSLVGPNELGLAEPAFHRFAEPVGTYVSVTPAPSPASLDAVRAKIQGRTLGASDIDAIVEDLTHFRYSDMEIAAFLVSSAGFMTSGELLALTRAMSKAGTQLKWNANVIVDKHCIGGIPGNRTSMIVVPIVAAHGLTIPKTSSRAITSPAGTADTMEVLARVDLSVEAMKEVVAACNGCLVWGGHVNLSPADDILIGVERPLSLDAHEQMVASILSKKLAAGSTHLLIDLPIGPNAKLTSASEAMRLRKLFEFVGDHFGIETEVVTTDGRQPIGCGIGPALEAQDVMAVLANEPLAPRDLLEKSLRLAAHLLERDPALRGGAGYARARELLESGAALRQMQKIIEAQGPTPYRAEVGTLTADIPAAVDGVVSTIDCLRLNRVARTAGAPLDKGAGIKLFRKIGDRVDQGEPLYRVHAFEPSQFELAVAMAQNDPGYLIDGHDSPGGVRA; translated from the coding sequence ATGATCGAGATAAAGCCGACCCGCCACGAGCTTAAATCACGCCGGATCAATCTCGACACCGGGCGCGAAAACGTAGCCGTGATTTCGCGGCGCTCGACTGCCCTGCGCCCGGAAGTGTTTCGTGGCTTCAGCAGGGTCGAGTTGCGCAGCAACTCGAAAGTGTTGCTGGCGACCCTGCTGCTGACCGACGACGATAGCCTGGTGGGACCAAACGAGCTCGGGCTGGCGGAGCCTGCTTTCCACCGTTTTGCAGAACCGGTCGGCACTTATGTCTCGGTCACGCCCGCACCGTCCCCGGCGAGCCTGGACGCCGTGCGCGCAAAGATCCAGGGACGGACGCTTGGGGCTTCCGATATCGACGCAATCGTCGAAGACCTCACGCACTTTCGTTATTCGGACATGGAGATCGCCGCGTTCCTGGTCAGTTCGGCTGGCTTCATGACATCAGGAGAATTGCTTGCACTCACCAGGGCCATGTCCAAAGCCGGCACACAGCTCAAATGGAATGCGAACGTCATTGTCGACAAGCATTGCATCGGCGGTATTCCCGGCAATCGCACCTCCATGATCGTAGTGCCGATCGTGGCAGCGCATGGCCTGACCATCCCAAAGACCTCATCCCGCGCGATCACTTCGCCTGCCGGAACGGCCGATACGATGGAGGTGCTGGCGCGAGTTGATCTCAGTGTGGAGGCGATGAAGGAGGTCGTTGCGGCTTGTAATGGCTGCCTCGTTTGGGGAGGTCACGTCAACCTGTCGCCGGCCGACGATATTCTGATCGGTGTCGAACGGCCGCTCTCGCTCGACGCTCATGAGCAAATGGTTGCCTCCATCCTGTCTAAGAAGCTCGCAGCAGGCTCGACCCATCTTCTCATCGATCTGCCGATTGGACCCAATGCAAAGCTCACCAGCGCGTCGGAAGCAATGCGGCTGCGCAAGCTGTTCGAGTTCGTCGGCGATCATTTCGGCATTGAAACGGAGGTAGTGACGACCGACGGCCGGCAGCCGATAGGGTGCGGCATAGGCCCGGCGCTTGAGGCCCAGGATGTCATGGCGGTGCTTGCCAACGAACCTCTCGCGCCGCGCGATCTGCTCGAAAAGTCGTTGAGGCTTGCTGCCCATCTTCTGGAACGTGACCCGGCGCTGCGGGGCGGCGCTGGCTACGCCCGCGCACGCGAACTGCTGGAAAGCGGTGCCGCACTTCGACAGATGCAGAAGATCATCGAAGCCCAGGGGCCCACGCCGTATCGAGCCGAAGTGGGCACCCTGACAGCCGACATTCCCGCGGCGGTCGATGGCGTTGTATCCACCATCGATTGCCTTCGCCTCAACCGGGTGGCGCGTACGGCTGGCGCGCCGCTGGACAAGGGGGCCGGAATCAAGCTGTTCAGGAAGATCGGCGACCGTGTCGATCAAGGCGAGCCACTTTACCGCGTTCACGCGTTTGAACCGTCCCAGTTTGAGCTTGCGGTCGCCATGGCTCAGAACGACCCCGGCTATTTGATCGACGGTCACGACTCGCCTGGCGGGGTCAGAGCATGA
- a CDS encoding DUF302 domain-containing protein: MSYYFSKSLNVPLSEAVERTVDALKSRGFGILTRVDVQSVLKDKIGIDFHPYVILGACNPKMAYQALQAEDKIGTMLPCNVIVQEVDGKTEVAAVDPVASMQAIQNPALEAIAVKVREDLKAAVQAT, from the coding sequence ATGTCCTATTACTTCTCGAAATCCCTAAACGTTCCCCTTTCCGAGGCAGTGGAGAGGACAGTCGATGCACTGAAGTCACGCGGCTTCGGTATATTGACGAGGGTCGACGTTCAATCCGTGCTGAAGGACAAAATCGGGATCGACTTTCATCCTTACGTGATCCTCGGCGCCTGCAATCCAAAGATGGCCTATCAGGCGCTCCAGGCCGAAGACAAGATTGGAACGATGCTTCCATGCAACGTCATTGTTCAGGAAGTTGACGGCAAGACTGAAGTCGCTGCTGTGGACCCGGTCGCGTCAATGCAGGCGATTCAAAATCCAGCGCTTGAAGCCATCGCCGTCAAAGTTCGGGAGGACCTCAAGGCGGCCGTTCAGGCGACCTAA
- a CDS encoding DUF6894 family protein has product MRRYFFDQREGDEMIPDEQGIDLVSLVAMQHEATLALAHLAKDEVRRCTIDAPEDGPVLRATFTFEIRRFQ; this is encoded by the coding sequence ATGCGTAGGTACTTTTTCGATCAGCGCGAAGGTGACGAGATGATCCCCGACGAACAGGGGATCGATCTCGTTTCGTTGGTGGCCATGCAGCACGAAGCAACCTTGGCGCTGGCACACTTGGCCAAGGATGAAGTTCGACGCTGCACTATCGATGCTCCTGAAGATGGACCGGTCTTACGGGCGACGTTCACCTTCGAGATTAGACGTTTCCAGTGA
- the groL gene encoding chaperonin GroEL (60 kDa chaperone family; promotes refolding of misfolded polypeptides especially under stressful conditions; forms two stacked rings of heptamers to form a barrel-shaped 14mer; ends can be capped by GroES; misfolded proteins enter the barrel where they are refolded when GroES binds) produces the protein MAAKDVKFSTEARDRLLRGVDTLANAVKVTLGPKGRNVVIEKSFGAPRITKDGVTVAKEIELEDRFENMGAQMVREVASKTNDLAGDGTTTATVLAQAIVKEGAKSVAAGMNPMDLKRGIDLAVETIVSDLKIHAKKITSNDEIAQVGTISANGDTEIGRFLADAMQKVGNEGVITVEEAKHLNTELEVVEGMQFDRGYVSPYFVTNTEKMRVELEDPYILIHEKKLSGLQTMLPLLEAVVQSGKPLLIVAEDVEGEALATLVVNRLRGGLKVAAVKAPGFGDRRKAILEDIAILTGGTAISEDLGIKLENVTLNMLGRAKKVVVDKENTTIVNGAGAKKDIAARVAQIKIQIEDTTSDYDREKLQERLAKLAGGVAVIRVGGATEVEVKERKDRVDDALHATRAAVEEGILPGGGVALLRALRALDGIKTANADQKAGIDIVRRAIQVPARQIVQNAGEDGSLVVGKLLEHSDYNWGFNAATGEYQDLVKAGVIDPAKVVRTALQDASSVASLLITTEALVADKPKKADPAPVAPSMDF, from the coding sequence ATGGCTGCCAAGGACGTAAAATTTTCGACCGAAGCCCGCGACCGCCTGCTGCGCGGCGTGGACACACTGGCAAACGCAGTGAAGGTCACGCTCGGTCCCAAGGGACGCAACGTGGTGATCGAGAAATCGTTTGGCGCGCCGCGTATCACCAAGGACGGTGTCACCGTCGCCAAAGAAATCGAGCTTGAAGACAGATTCGAGAACATGGGCGCCCAGATGGTCCGCGAAGTGGCATCGAAAACCAACGACCTCGCCGGCGACGGTACCACCACCGCGACGGTGCTGGCGCAGGCCATCGTCAAGGAGGGCGCGAAATCGGTGGCTGCTGGCATGAATCCGATGGACCTCAAGCGCGGCATTGACCTTGCGGTGGAGACAATTGTCTCCGATCTGAAAATTCATGCGAAGAAAATCACGTCCAACGACGAGATCGCGCAGGTCGGCACCATCTCCGCCAATGGCGACACCGAGATCGGCCGCTTCCTTGCGGACGCGATGCAGAAGGTCGGCAACGAAGGCGTAATCACGGTTGAGGAAGCGAAGCACCTCAACACCGAACTCGAGGTGGTCGAGGGCATGCAGTTCGATCGCGGTTATGTCTCGCCCTACTTTGTCACCAACACCGAGAAGATGCGGGTCGAGCTCGAAGACCCCTACATCCTGATCCACGAGAAAAAGCTGTCCGGACTACAGACCATGCTGCCGCTGCTCGAAGCAGTGGTGCAATCCGGCAAGCCGCTCCTCATCGTGGCGGAAGACGTCGAGGGCGAAGCGCTCGCGACGCTGGTTGTGAATCGGTTGCGCGGTGGGCTGAAGGTCGCTGCCGTCAAGGCGCCGGGCTTCGGCGATCGCCGCAAGGCGATACTGGAGGATATTGCGATCCTCACCGGCGGCACCGCGATCTCCGAAGACCTCGGCATCAAGCTCGAGAACGTCACCCTCAACATGCTCGGCCGCGCCAAGAAGGTGGTGGTCGACAAGGAGAACACCACGATCGTCAACGGTGCCGGCGCCAAGAAGGACATCGCGGCGCGCGTCGCCCAGATCAAGATCCAGATCGAGGACACCACCTCCGACTATGATCGGGAGAAACTGCAGGAGCGGCTGGCCAAGCTCGCCGGCGGCGTCGCCGTGATCCGCGTCGGTGGTGCCACCGAGGTCGAGGTCAAAGAGCGCAAGGACCGGGTCGACGACGCCCTTCATGCGACCCGGGCCGCGGTCGAGGAGGGCATTCTTCCTGGCGGCGGGGTCGCCCTGCTGCGCGCGCTCAGAGCGCTCGACGGCATCAAGACGGCCAACGCCGACCAGAAGGCCGGCATCGACATTGTGCGTCGTGCGATCCAGGTGCCGGCACGGCAGATCGTCCAGAACGCGGGCGAGGATGGCTCCCTGGTTGTCGGCAAGCTCCTTGAGCACAGCGACTACAACTGGGGCTTCAATGCCGCGACCGGCGAGTACCAGGACCTGGTCAAGGCCGGCGTGATCGATCCCGCCAAGGTCGTACGCACCGCGCTCCAGGACGCATCCTCGGTTGCTTCGCTGCTGATCACGACCGAGGCGCTGGTGGCCGACAAGCCCAAGAAGGCGGACCCGGCTCCGGTCGCGCCATCGATGGACTTCTGA
- a CDS encoding DUF6894 family protein has product MIRYFFDIRDDGHLYPDEEGLDLNDLRDAKMEAAHTMADIARDAGRSGDDHDVTIEVRTGKGLLFQAAFVFHGLKQ; this is encoded by the coding sequence ATGATCCGTTATTTCTTCGACATCCGAGACGATGGACATCTCTACCCTGACGAAGAGGGCCTGGATTTGAATGATCTGCGAGACGCCAAGATGGAGGCAGCACACACAATGGCCGACATCGCGCGAGACGCGGGGCGCTCTGGCGACGACCATGACGTGACAATCGAAGTTCGAACAGGCAAGGGGCTGCTGTTTCAGGCCGCCTTCGTGTTCCACGGATTGAAGCAGTAA
- a CDS encoding DUF6894 family protein, translated as MIRYYFDIRDDNGIYPDEEGMEFATQREAEVEAAESLAGLARDLATLDDRPDLSVEVRTVVGRVFQAALIFDRSETKQ; from the coding sequence ATGATCCGCTACTACTTCGACATCAGAGACGACAACGGTATTTATCCCGATGAGGAAGGGATGGAGTTTGCAACGCAGCGTGAAGCTGAAGTCGAGGCAGCCGAATCGCTGGCGGGCCTAGCGCGTGACCTCGCCACTCTGGACGATCGACCGGACCTCTCGGTTGAGGTGAGAACCGTTGTTGGACGCGTATTCCAAGCCGCCCTCATTTTCGACAGAAGCGAGACGAAGCAGTAA
- a CDS encoding MarC family protein encodes MLWNQFIGITMLLYALTNPVGAIPIFLAITRQAGSANIHRIIVLAGTAVAVFFVGAAVLGKEILGFFNVGLNDFRIAGGMLALVIALEMFQARYGKFIQLPSGVDSSEVDIHGMAITPFAFPLLVGPAEVSIIITLSNDNPGWLSKALLAAASLSATFLIGVTLWTAAAIERFLGKTGINVITRIMALIVAAIGVNFIMTGLRSELPGLAG; translated from the coding sequence ATGCTCTGGAATCAGTTCATCGGAATCACGATGCTGCTCTATGCGCTGACGAATCCGGTCGGTGCAATTCCAATCTTTCTGGCGATCACGCGGCAAGCCGGAAGCGCAAATATCCATCGTATCATCGTTTTGGCCGGCACGGCGGTCGCGGTTTTCTTCGTGGGGGCCGCCGTGCTCGGCAAGGAAATCCTGGGCTTTTTCAACGTCGGTCTCAACGACTTCCGTATCGCGGGTGGGATGCTCGCGCTGGTCATCGCGCTCGAGATGTTTCAGGCCCGGTATGGGAAATTCATACAATTACCCAGCGGAGTGGACAGCAGTGAGGTGGATATTCATGGAATGGCGATAACGCCGTTTGCATTCCCGTTACTGGTCGGCCCAGCCGAAGTGAGCATCATCATCACCCTCTCCAATGATAATCCTGGCTGGCTATCGAAGGCGCTGCTTGCCGCGGCGTCGCTCAGTGCAACATTCCTGATCGGGGTGACCCTCTGGACGGCGGCGGCGATTGAGCGGTTCCTGGGAAAGACCGGAATTAACGTCATAACCCGCATCATGGCGCTCATCGTAGCGGCGATAGGCGTGAACTTCATAATGACGGGCCTTCGGAGCGAATTGCCCGGACTGGCGGGCTGA
- a CDS encoding tyrosine-type recombinase/integrase — MVKITKRVVEAAEAQEKDYVIWDDELSGFGVRVFSSGKRSYVIQYRIGGRSRRYTIGLHGAWTLETARREAKVQLGRVAGGDDPAEDRRLDHKAITVKELCGRYFADLQAGLILGKGGRPKKASTIVTDTGRIHRHIIPLIGTRRVKDLTKSDINKVLKDIMAGKTRVSVKTKKLRGKAIVRGGAGTATRTVGLLGGILTYAVEAGIIESNSAHGVRKPKDNVRKRRLSEAEYRILGRMLRDAAKQEKYSTIVDIVRQLALTGCRRSEMIGLKWAEADTEASCLRLEDSKEGDSIRPIGLPVVEYLERRRTDQVGTYVFPGQGGDNAFGSFPNHWKHIFEDSPLSDVTPHVLRHSFASIANDLGFTEVTIAALMGHAKGSVTSKYIHTLDTALIMAADTISSYIQGLLDGIEFKQTAYALDRDSRKAALARFLKRASAGQQDAIEEKFNLAA; from the coding sequence ATGGTCAAGATCACCAAAAGGGTTGTCGAAGCAGCGGAAGCCCAAGAGAAGGATTACGTCATCTGGGACGATGAACTTTCCGGCTTCGGGGTCCGGGTGTTCAGTTCCGGCAAGCGCAGCTACGTCATTCAGTATCGAATAGGAGGTCGCTCACGTCGCTACACAATTGGGCTTCACGGAGCCTGGACGCTGGAGACTGCACGCCGAGAGGCAAAGGTGCAACTCGGCCGGGTTGCTGGGGGCGATGATCCCGCCGAAGATCGCCGGCTTGATCACAAGGCGATTACCGTGAAGGAGCTGTGTGGCCGATACTTTGCCGATCTGCAGGCCGGCCTCATCCTCGGGAAAGGCGGGCGACCGAAGAAGGCCTCTACGATCGTCACCGACACGGGCCGTATCCATCGGCACATCATTCCGCTCATAGGGACCCGGCGGGTGAAGGATCTTACCAAGTCCGATATCAACAAGGTCCTCAAGGACATCATGGCCGGAAAAACGCGCGTTTCGGTCAAGACCAAGAAGCTGCGCGGAAAGGCCATCGTCCGAGGCGGCGCTGGAACGGCCACGCGCACCGTTGGTCTCCTTGGCGGCATTCTCACCTACGCCGTCGAAGCCGGCATCATTGAGAGCAACTCGGCGCATGGTGTCCGCAAGCCAAAGGACAATGTGCGAAAGCGTCGGCTCTCGGAGGCGGAGTACCGAATATTGGGTCGGATGCTCCGCGATGCCGCCAAGCAGGAGAAATACAGCACCATCGTGGACATCGTTCGCCAGCTTGCGCTGACCGGCTGCCGGCGCAGCGAAATGATTGGCTTGAAATGGGCGGAGGCCGACACCGAGGCGAGCTGCTTGCGGTTGGAGGACAGCAAGGAGGGTGATTCCATCCGTCCCATCGGGTTGCCTGTCGTCGAATATCTCGAGCGGCGGCGCACCGACCAAGTTGGCACGTACGTCTTTCCGGGGCAGGGGGGCGACAACGCGTTTGGCAGCTTCCCGAACCATTGGAAGCACATCTTCGAAGACTCCCCGCTTTCCGATGTTACTCCCCACGTCCTCCGTCACAGCTTCGCGAGCATCGCCAACGACCTTGGCTTCACCGAAGTAACCATCGCGGCGCTCATGGGCCATGCCAAGGGTTCGGTGACGAGCAAATACATCCATACGCTCGACACAGCGCTCATCATGGCTGCGGACACCATCTCCAGCTACATTCAGGGGCTTCTTGACGGCATTGAGTTCAAGCAAACCGCCTATGCGCTGGATCGCGACTCACGAAAAGCCGCGCTGGCCCGCTTCCTGAAGAGGGCTTCAGCTGGTCAGCAGGACGCCATCGAAGAAAAGTTTAACCTGGCTGCCTAG
- the rpoH gene encoding RNA polymerase sigma factor RpoH, whose product MPIIAALPSLSSRDGLSRYLTEIRKFPLLEASEEVAYARSWRDHGDRQAAYRLVTSHLRLAAKIAISYRHYGLPIADIVSEANLGLMQAVKRFEPERGFRLATYAMWWIKASVQEYILRSWSLVRMGTTPAQKKLFFKLRQLKTRIAAADEGDLRPEHVNYISKQLRVSPPDVIEMNRRLRGDHSLNVAIGDTEASEEWQDRLIDPTPDPESRLSEIDDYHRRQVALTEALNTLSARQRAIVEARLLADEPKTLDELAREHGVSRERIRQIEGRAVELIRSAVQARIADTQARSTAGLKGKPSLQPKFPRYARS is encoded by the coding sequence ATGCCTATCATCGCTGCGCTGCCCTCCCTATCCTCGAGGGACGGGCTCTCTCGGTACCTAACTGAGATTCGAAAATTCCCGCTTCTTGAAGCTTCCGAAGAGGTCGCTTACGCAAGGAGCTGGCGAGATCACGGTGATCGGCAGGCGGCATACCGCCTCGTGACAAGCCACCTGCGTCTGGCCGCAAAGATCGCAATAAGTTACCGCCATTACGGCCTGCCAATTGCCGACATCGTCTCAGAGGCCAATCTCGGTTTGATGCAAGCCGTCAAGCGCTTTGAGCCCGAGAGGGGTTTTCGGCTGGCCACTTATGCCATGTGGTGGATCAAGGCGTCCGTCCAGGAATACATCCTGAGATCGTGGTCGCTTGTGCGAATGGGCACCACGCCCGCGCAAAAAAAACTGTTCTTCAAGCTAAGGCAGCTTAAGACCAGAATTGCCGCTGCCGACGAAGGTGATTTGAGACCGGAGCACGTCAATTATATCTCCAAGCAGCTCAGGGTGAGCCCGCCTGACGTTATTGAAATGAATCGTCGGTTGCGCGGTGATCATTCGTTGAACGTTGCGATTGGCGATACGGAGGCATCAGAAGAATGGCAGGACCGCTTGATAGATCCTACCCCAGATCCGGAAAGTCGCCTCAGCGAGATCGATGACTATCATCGGCGCCAGGTCGCACTGACGGAAGCGCTCAACACCCTGTCAGCGCGCCAGCGGGCCATCGTCGAGGCGCGCCTGCTCGCCGATGAACCGAAGACTTTGGACGAACTGGCGCGGGAGCACGGCGTTTCACGCGAGCGGATCCGCCAGATCGAAGGGCGTGCCGTCGAGCTGATCAGGAGCGCGGTCCAGGCCCGCATCGCCGATACCCAAGCACGCTCGACAGCCGGGCTGAAGGGAAAGCCCTCGCTGCAACCCAAGTTTCCTCGCTACGCGAGATCTTGA
- the groES gene encoding co-chaperone GroES, producing the protein MHFRPLHDRVLVRRLDAEEKTAGGIIIPDTAKEKPQEGEIIAAGPGARNEQGQLIPLDVKAGDRVLFGKWSGTEVKIDGQDLLIMKESDLLGVVEDSGKLKKAA; encoded by the coding sequence ATGCATTTCCGTCCGCTGCACGATCGTGTGCTCGTGCGCCGCCTTGATGCCGAGGAAAAAACCGCCGGCGGCATCATCATTCCCGACACCGCAAAGGAGAAGCCGCAGGAAGGCGAAATCATCGCCGCCGGTCCCGGAGCGCGGAATGAACAGGGACAGTTGATCCCGCTCGATGTGAAGGCTGGGGATCGGGTTCTGTTCGGCAAATGGTCGGGGACGGAGGTGAAGATCGACGGCCAGGATCTCCTGATCATGAAGGAGAGCGACCTTCTTGGTGTCGTCGAAGACAGCGGCAAGCTGAAGAAGGCGGCCTAA
- a CDS encoding Hsp20/alpha crystallin family protein — MGIRDLVPWTKGQELSTRREGFDPFLTLHREMNRLFDDAFRGFGSLGRVNTPLMEGQFSWPRLELSETDKEVSVSAELPGLSEKDVQVEIVNGVLSIRGERKAEHSDDSKFVSERYYGSFERQISLDGVEEDKAKAEFKNGVLTVTLPKSEQSRSSVKRIAINSN, encoded by the coding sequence ATGGGTATTCGCGATCTTGTTCCCTGGACGAAAGGTCAAGAACTCTCAACCAGACGCGAGGGATTTGATCCATTTCTTACGCTCCACCGCGAGATGAACCGCCTGTTCGATGACGCCTTCCGCGGCTTTGGCTCTTTGGGTCGCGTCAACACTCCGCTGATGGAAGGCCAGTTCAGCTGGCCGCGCCTGGAACTGAGCGAGACTGACAAGGAGGTCTCGGTTTCTGCCGAACTCCCGGGCCTCAGCGAAAAGGATGTCCAGGTTGAAATCGTCAATGGCGTCCTTTCGATCCGCGGTGAAAGGAAAGCTGAACACAGCGACGATTCCAAGTTCGTCAGCGAGCGATATTACGGATCCTTCGAGCGTCAGATTTCGCTTGATGGCGTCGAAGAAGACAAGGCGAAAGCCGAATTCAAGAACGGCGTCCTCACCGTCACGCTACCGAAGTCCGAGCAATCGAGATCGAGCGTCAAGCGTATTGCGATCAATAGCAACTGA
- a CDS encoding Hsp20 family protein, which produces MRTYDFTPLWRSSIGFDRLFDLLDETQHRSEDNYPPYNIERLGEDRYQISVALAGFSQDEISVTAEQNVLTVEGRKGEKDQHEFLYRGISARPFKRQFNLADYVQVKTAMFDDGLLRIELVREIPEAMKPRRIAIESDAPAAQLTQKAA; this is translated from the coding sequence ATGAGGACATACGATTTCACCCCCCTGTGGCGTTCGAGCATCGGGTTCGACCGCCTCTTCGATCTTCTCGACGAAACCCAGCATCGGTCCGAAGACAATTACCCGCCTTACAACATCGAGCGGCTCGGCGAGGACCGTTACCAGATCTCGGTGGCACTGGCCGGCTTCAGTCAGGATGAGATTTCCGTGACGGCCGAGCAGAACGTACTGACAGTAGAGGGGCGCAAGGGCGAGAAGGACCAGCACGAATTCCTCTATCGGGGCATCTCGGCGCGTCCCTTTAAACGGCAGTTCAACCTCGCCGATTACGTCCAAGTAAAGACGGCGATGTTCGACGATGGTCTGCTGCGGATCGAACTCGTGCGCGAAATCCCCGAGGCCATGAAGCCGCGGCGCATCGCCATCGAAAGCGACGCTCCTGCCGCGCAACTCACGCAGAAGGCGGCCTGA
- the rpsU gene encoding 30S ribosomal protein S21 — translation MHVLVRDNNIDQALRVLKKKMQREGVFREMKQRRAYEKPSERKTRERSEAIRRARKLARKQAIREGLLPAPPKKKLPERKPPLPQVTVT, via the coding sequence ATGCACGTCCTTGTTCGCGACAACAATATCGACCAGGCACTTCGAGTCCTGAAGAAAAAGATGCAGCGCGAAGGCGTCTTCCGGGAGATGAAGCAACGCCGCGCCTATGAGAAGCCTTCGGAAAGAAAGACGCGAGAAAGATCGGAGGCCATTCGTCGGGCCCGCAAGCTCGCTCGGAAGCAGGCGATCCGCGAAGGATTGCTGCCGGCGCCTCCGAAGAAAAAGCTTCCAGAGCGCAAGCCGCCTTTGCCGCAGGTCACCGTCACCTAG
- a CDS encoding cold-shock protein, whose translation MTTGTVKWFNSQKGFGFIQPEDGSSDVFVHISAVERAGLSGLAEGQKVHYEVKTDKMRGKVSAESLSLA comes from the coding sequence ATGACGACAGGTACTGTTAAGTGGTTCAATAGCCAAAAGGGCTTCGGGTTTATCCAGCCGGAAGACGGCAGCAGCGATGTGTTCGTTCACATCAGCGCGGTCGAACGAGCCGGTCTTTCGGGTCTCGCCGAGGGCCAAAAGGTCCACTACGAGGTCAAGACCGACAAGATGCGGGGCAAGGTCAGCGCCGAGAGCCTCTCGCTGGCGTGA